The following are encoded together in the Limanda limanda chromosome 12, fLimLim1.1, whole genome shotgun sequence genome:
- the LOC133015638 gene encoding gap junction alpha-10 protein-like codes for MGDWNLLGSILEEVHIHSTIVGKIWLTILFIFRMLILGAAAEDVWDDEQSEFVCNTDQPGCKAVCYDCAFPISLIRFWVLQVIFVSAPSLVYMGHALYCIRSLEKERHRRRVQLKEELDEAELALDDHKRMERELRRLDEQRRVKKAPLRGSLLRTYIIHILTRSVVEVCFILGQYLLYGVQLEPLYKCERLPCPNSVDCYISRPTEKTIFMVFMIAIAGVSLFLNILEISHLGIRKIKQALYGDRYIEDDSLIYKSKKKTSLPHLCVMSNLSPHNGPLTQTFKVIPEVDMKPPHYSTGLKANQDAQRNNSLAHLGHSQTIYICPQPRMPPRYGQICAMQAPQTNERPEGNTTMVDHHSPWASAVSNAEGSARSHLADIQEGEHPHPGHLEGLLSGNTFRPSSFRDLNEEERRESLRSEVLIPNPRKTSFMIRPPSESFSSISDSMSPSLHSSEESDELGSLQGDMPMMPPAGGRRMSMSMFLDISSIMKK; via the coding sequence ATGGGTGACTGGAACCTGTTGGGCAGCATCCTAGAAGAGGTCCACATTCATTCCACCATCGTGGGCAAGATATGGCTCACCATACTCTTCATCTTCCGCATGCTGATCCTgggggctgctgctgaggatgTTTGGGATGACGAGCAGTCCGAGTTTGTTTGCAACACTGACCAGCCTGGCTGCAAGGCAGTCTGCTACGACTGTGCCTTCCCCATCTCCCTTATTCGCTTCTGGGTCCTGCAGGTCATCTTTGTGTCCGCACCCTCACTGGTCTACATGGGCCATGCCCTCTACTGCATCAGATCACTGGAGAAGGAACGCCACCGCAGACGAGTTCAGTTGAAGGAGGAGCTGGATGAAGCTGAGTTGGCGTTGGATGACCATAAGCGCATGGAGAGGGAGCTGAGAAGGTTAGACGAGCAGAGGAGGGTGAAGAAGGCTCCTCTCAGAGGATCTCTGTTGAGAACCTACATCATCCATATCCTTACACGCTCTGTGGTGGAGGTCTGCTTCATCCTGGGCCAGTATCTACTCTATGGTGTCCAATTGGAGCCACTGTATAAGTGTGAGAGGCTGCCTTGCCCCAACAGTGTAGACTGTTACATCTCCCGGCCCACAGAGAAGACCATTTTCATGGTCTTCATGATCGCCATTGCTGGTGTGTCACTTTTCCTCAACATTCTGGAAATATCTCACCTGGGCATCAGGAAAATCAAACAGGCACTGTATGGAGATAGATACATTGAAGATGACAGTTTGATTTACAAGTCCAAAAAGAAGACATCCTTACCACACCTTTGTGTAATGAGCAATTTATCACCTCACAATGGGCCTTTGACTCAGACGTTCAAAGTAATTCCAGAGGTGGATATGAAGCCTCCTCATTACAGCACTGGGCTCAAAGCCAACCAGGACGCACAAAGAAATAACAGCTTGGCTCATCTGGGACACAGTCAGACCATCTATATCTGCCCCCAACCTAGGATGCCACCCAGATATGGCCAGATCTGTGCAATGCAAGCCCCCCAAACCAATGAACGTCCAGAGGGCAACACAACCATGGTGGACCACCATTCTCCCTGGGCTTCAGCTGTATCCAATGCAGAGGGAAGTGCAAGAAGCCATCTTGCGGACATCCAGGAGGGGGAACACCCTCACCCAGGCCATTTGGAGGGTCTCCTATCTGGTAACACCTTCAGACCCAGCAGTTTCAGAGACCTTAACGAGGAGGAGCGTCGGGAATCATTGAGGAGTGAGGTCCTGATCCCCAACCCCAGAAAGACCAGCTTCATGATCAGACCACCCTCTGAGAGTTTTTCCTCCATCAGTGACTCCATGAGCCCTTCCTTACATTCTTCAGAGGAGTCAGATGAATTAGGCTCCCTACAGGGAGACATGCCCATGATGCCACCTGCTGGAGGCCGGAGAATGTCAATG